CGGATCTTGTAAATCAGCATCAATTACGACAACAGCATCGCCTTTTGCATTATCCATGCCAGCGGTTATAGCAATCTGGTGGCCAAAATTCCTTGAAAAACTGATTAATTTGACATGGCTATCATTTTCACATATTCTCATCAATATTTCCGCTGTCCTGTCTCGGCTACCATCATTTACAAATATAAGCTCATATGTCTCACCTGCCGAATCCATGACTTTTTTAAGGCGCTTATACGACTCCTCGATTAGTGATTCCTCATTGAAAGCCGGTACAACTATAGAATATTTTACACTATCTGACATAACATGTCTCCTTTCTTCATTCATTATATCATTGGAATAATATTAATTTATCCATCATTTCAATTGTATTGTACATTCATTGAAACGTCTCACAAATCTACTTCTCCCATTAAACTACGAAGAAATAATTATTTATGAAAGCAATAACATAAATGGTATTTAGTCCTAAAAATAACCATGTATACAGATAATTTATAGATTTTCTCTTTGATGCCATTTTCCCGAGATATATAAATACAGGTATAGATACCATCATATATCTTACAATGCTTGTCATAGATTCTGCCGTAGTATATGGCATAAGCAACAGCAAAAGACCGTATATGAAAAATATAATTTCTTGAAAATCAATATTTCTCTTTATAAATTCATATATAAATATGCCTATATATCCTCCGAACACTGACGTTGTCATTATAAATGAAATTAAACCATTATCCCATCCACCATATGCGCCAAAATAAGGATATTTTAAAAATTTAAAATATGCCAAAAGTGGTATTGTCGTTACTCTGCCCCAATTAAATTGTTCATGTACTGCAGCTAAGAAATCTCCTGTTAGGCCTTTTAAATACAAAAAATATATAAAAAGCGGTATACCTGATATAATGCCATACAATATAAACTTTCCTATTAACTTGTGATCAAATCTTTTTCTCTCCTGATAAAGCATTGTCATAAGAACTAAAAACACATTTATAAACCCGGGTACTCTTGTGACTGTTGACAATGATGCAAATATTAAAGCTATAAAATATTTCTTCTTATAGACATAATAAATACTTAATATTGATAGAAGTAAAAACAAGCTTTCTGTGTACATAATGGAGAAATATAATGATGTGGGATAAATCAATATAAAAAACAAAGTTTTTAATCCAACATCACTGGAAAATCCCTTTATCTCAATACAAAATTTATACATATAGACCAAAGCTATTATTAAAAATATATTTGATAATAATATTCCAATTATACTATAATCCAAAAATGGCAGTACTATATGAACCGCTTTTATTGTCATCGGGTAAAGCGGGAAAAACACCCAGTTTGCAGCGGGATGCTTTTCACTCATCTTGTATTTGTCATAACCCTTTTCTACTATTTTTAAATACCATCCGGCATCAAATTTATTAAAATCCTCAATATTAAAAAACTTAGTATCCCTTACAGTGTCCGGCAATTTCATGGTTTTGCTCTGCCATGTTCCATAATCATTATAAACATATGTAGAAGGGTTAACATAGCTACTGAACAAATTCTTTCCAAGATATCCTTCAAAAAGCATAATGCCTCTACTAATTATAAAAAGTGATATAATTAATATAGCAACCTTCTTCATGTTCAAATTTTCTTGAATCACGTTCATATTCCTTTCATTTAAAACTATCATTCCCTCTTATCATATTTTAACATATATTTTAATTATTTGATACCATATTGTACATATATTTCTGATTTTTATCATTATAAGCAATAGCAAAGCAAAACCAATAATAATACTAATAAAAATCTTTTTTAAATATCACATCTCCCTCATTTATTAGCTATAATTCTCCTACACATACTAAAACCGGCATTTACTATTCCTCCTTCAAAGCATATATTTATACATGAGAAGTATTTATGATAATCTTAAAGATTATCATAAATTCCTTTCAAATCATACAACTGCTCAAAATTTCTATCACCAAATCCACCAAAATTTTGATTTCCTGAATTTATATTGTTTTCTCCACTGCCTTGCTGGTTGTCTAACAAATTGGAATCTTTCCATTCACTTTCAGAAACAACTTTACCATTTTCTTTAACCCAGTTCATAATATCATTACTTGACCTTATTCCCATACCGCCTACCATTACATACCTTATTTCTCCTTTTTTAACCAATTGTTTAAATTGATTAAGGCTTAGTATATTATCACTGCCTGAAAAACCTCCAAGAGCCATGACAGGTTCACCAGTCTTAATTATTATGTCCTCGGCACTCTGCGCTGAAGAAACAACAAGTAGATATTTTGCATTTCCTTTATTTTTTTCTAAGAATTTTATCAATTTTGTATTGCGGTTATCATTAGTATTAGTATTAAAGTCCATCATTCCTTTATTGGACGCAAGTCCTAATCCAGCAGAAGGAAAAGTTCCGGACATCGGATAAAACATCGTAGTAGCCGACCAAACTGTAGGAGCTATTAAAAGACCCGCAATGGCAGTACTTACTAATATCTTTTTTATCTTTGTATTTTCACTTTTTATTAAATTTACAATAATAAGTATAGCTGATGATACAAAGCATAAAACTGATAATGCTATCATTATAACCTTAGTGGCGCTTGATATTTTGTAATAGTAAGATAATATCAACATCTGGATTAACCCGTCTGTGATAAGTGCAGCCGGTAAAATCCATGACTTCCATCCACCTTCTTTATAAAGCTGCCACATTGATACAATTCCAATTCCACAAAGAGCCGCAATTGGTGGTGCAAGCATGGTTAAATAGTACGGGTGGAACAAGCCAGTTGTAAAGCTGAAATATATAAACACGGGTAACAGCCACGTAATCCATAATATTAATGATAACTTTTCTTTGCTATTAAAAGGTCTTTTAAGTTTTTTCCTTATTATCTCTGATACAAAGCCAAATATCGCAAGAGGGAATAACCATATTATTTGATCTGATAAACTGTTGTTAGAAAATAACCTTATTATGCTTGCCTTTTCCCGGCCTCCAAAGGTTCCTCCCATGCCGCCTCCAGGTCGCTGCATGTTTCTTCCGCCAAATCCTGGCGTCATTCCATCCTGACCGTTAGTTCCTGGAATTCCCGGTCTTTGGCTGTCTCCATTAAAAGAGCTTCCAGGTACACCTTGCCCATATTGTCCTGTCTTTGTTGCACTAGAAGTAGCATTATCACTATTTACAGTTTGTCCCTGAACATTAAAGTTTCCGGGTTGTCCCTGACCATTAAAGCCCTTGCCCTGGTTTCTACCACCTGGAGCACCAGTACCTCCAATGCCGAGCCTCTCTAGTCCGTTGTGTCCTACTATAAGCTCCATTACTGTATTATTTGTACTGCTTCCTACATAAGGTCTGCTTCCTGCAGGGACCAAATCTACAACTATAGCCCAGGAAAGTGAAACTAAAAGAAGAATAACCGTACCAATGATGAGATGCGATATTCTTTTTTTGATAGGTATTGCAGAAGAGATAAGATAGGTTATATATAAAGCCGGAACTATCATGTACGCCTGTAGCATTTTTATATTAAAACCAATGCCAACTAAACCTAAACTTAATATAAGGTATTTTAACTTTCCCTTTTCAGCAGCTATAGATAGAGCTAAGCAAGCTAGAAGCAAGGTTAAAACAAGCAAGTTATCTATTGTATTATTTCTGCTATCTGCAACAAAAACCGGTGTCACTGCAAGGCTTAAAGCCGCTATGAGTCCTGCTGCACTTCCAAAAGACCTTTTAACAATGATGTACATTATCGCGACTGAAATCACTCCAGCAAGAGCTTGAGGAAAAATTAAACTCCATCCGCTGAAGCCAAATAATTTAGCAGAGATTGCCTGAATCCAAAAGCCCAGAGGCGGTTTGTCAATTGACACAAATCCGGCGGGGTCAAATGATACAAAGAAGAAATTTTTTAAGCTCATAGTCATGCTTTTTACACCAGCAGCATAATATTGATTTGCATATCCTTCTATGCTTAAATTTGTAAAATTTAAAATTGCTGACAACAATAAAATTAGTGATAATGCAAACATTTCTTTTGAAATCTTTATTTTTTTCATTTTTGCTTCCTCCTTATACGAAAGAAAATTTGTTATTTGTGCCATAATTGTAACGATTATTTTAGCTTTACATTTAAAATATACTTCATTTAATTTTTTTAGTAATTTTTAAGTAAACAACAAAAATTTCATATTTCGAATTATAACTGTCAATTATCGCATCAGTATCAAATAATTGTGTGAACTTTATGTGATTGCAAATTGCTAACATTTAAAGTATATGTCCTTTTTTTTACAGCGATATCGAATAAAATCTTTGTGAGGTAAACAAACAAAAGTATATTCAAAAGCGAAGTAAGTATAAGTACAGGGTCATATATCACTGAATTTATACCTTTAAAGGTTTCAAAGAGGACATAATAGGTGTTGATGTAAATAGCAGCGCTAAATCCGCAGAATAAAAGAAGCAACCTTTTATCCCTAAGATATATAAAAGTTATAATTGTCAGGGCAGCAGCTGGAAACAAATATCTCTCATGCATACCGGTTGAAAAAGTGAATACGCCTGCTATCTGAATAAGTGCCGCTGCAAAAGCATACAAGCTGCTGTTTGCCTTAATATAAATAAACCATGAAAATGCTGTAATAATAGCTATAAAGATAATTCCCCAGATATGATAGCTGAATACAAAGAGTATAGAATTATCCTTTAAGTAATTTGCTCCGAGCAAACTGAAAAAGTTAAATGCATTGACTGAAGCGTAAGGATATTCTGACACAGTGCTTGAAAACAGTTTAAAAATCCATAATACATCTTTGCTTGAAGTAAATGGTAGTATAATAACTGCAGATGTAATTAATGCAGAAGCTGCTGCTTTTATAAAGCTCATGAAACTTTTTTCCCTTATTAATTCAAAGAAAAGCACAGGCAGAAAGATAATCCCTTGTGGCTTCATAAGCACTGCGGCTGTAAACAAGGCAGAAGATAGCATAATTTTTTCTTCTGACAGAAAAAATAATGACGATACAACAAAAAATGTAAAGAAAGAATCTACCTGCCCCCAGATAGTTGAATTAATAAAAACAGCCGGATTAAAAATATAAAATGCGGATATGAAAATACTAATTTCCTGTGAAAGATATCTTCTAGCCAGCTTGTAAATAAGGTATGATGTAGCAATATCGGCTGCTATCGATGGCAGCTTTAACAGTATTGTATAATAGTGAGAAAGCGCCGGGATACTTGCAATTTTGCCAACAAGAAACAGGACATAGATATACAATGGCGGATAATCGCTTGACATTGTGTTTGAATAAAATTTAAAGAGGTTATTTGCAGCAGATGTTGCCCAGCTTCTAAAAATATTTATATCAACGGGATGGCCTTCTACTAATGTTGCTAAAGAAATGCGCAAAAGCAGCCCTATGCAGAGTAAAATAAGTATTAACATCTTTTCATTATCAAAGTTAATTTTTTTACTTTTATATATAAAAAGATAGTATGCTGCAATAAATAAAAATAAAAATATTATTGAATATGTAGTAAGTAGTGGTGCATATTTAAAACCAGAACTTATATTCATACCGAATATCCTTCCATTTTGTGGCGCCATATGCTGTGGCGAGTTTACATCCGGGAACCGCTTTCCATGTATTTGATTTCCATCACCGGATATTTGATTTCTAGCATTTATCGGTGGCATACGATGTTCAATGTTATTTGGGGTTGATACCGTGCTATCATTATAATTCAATAGTGCATAAATACATATAAAAACTGATAATCCCAGAATTAAAAGCATGCTAACTTTAAATATTTGTCTTTTATGCATAATTTTTATGCTCATTTTGAACAACCCTTTCTTTAAAGTCCTTAAAACCTTTTTAATTTAACTAGATTTTATTTGCTTAAATGAAAACAAACCATTGTGGCATCATCATGTGGTTTTATTAGAATTATAACTTACATTTGTTGCATGAATATCAAATAATTATGTGAATTTTATGTGATAGCATAAAATAATAGCAATCAGCAGTAATGCTGGTTGCTATTATTTGAGTGGATATTTTATTATAAAGCTTACGCCTTTATCTCTATTTACGGCCTTAATTTCTCCGTTGTAGAAATCTATAATTTTTTTGGAAATAGCAAGACCTAAACCAAAGTTTCCAGTTTTATCTTTATAAAGTTTATCAAAGATATGGTCTATATGTTTTTTGTCTATATTTGGCCCATCATTGTATATTTCCAGTACTGCATAGTGTCCTTCTTTTTTTAAAGTTACAAAAATTTTTTCTCTTGCATATCTTAATGCATTATCTAGAATATTCTCAATACAAACTTGTATTTTATCAATATCTCCGGTGATTATAATTTCGTCTATATCTAAATTCCATTCTATTCTGCTATTAATAATTTCAAACCTGTTTATTATATGAATGAGCAGATCATGTAAATTTATATCAACGTTTTTATTGCTATTTTCCAGAACATAATCAAGTGTATTTAAGTACAGCATCTGATTAATTTTCTTTTCTAATCTGGCAGCCTCGTCCCTTATTATTTCGGCGGTTTTTTCAACAGAGTCTATATATACACCATCGATGATTGCATCGGCATGGCTCATGATAACCATAACCGGAGTTTTTAAATCGTGAGATATACTTTGCAAAAACATTTTTTCTTCTTCATCTGCGTGTTTCAATTCTTTTTGCATTCGGTTCATAGATTCTACAAGCCTTCCTATTTCATCATCACTCTTAACTTTAATTGGTTCCTTCCAGTCTTTATGAGCTATTCTTATCGTATAATCTTCAAGCTCTTTTAAAGGTTTTGAAATATAGCTTGCAACAACCTTTGCCGCAAAAAAACCAATAGTTATAAATATAATTCCTATTACAATTACCATGTACAGTAATCTATTATCTACTATATTGGGCATATATGATATTAAATACGATTTTCCTGTATTGCCATATTTAATAGAGCTTATTATAAAGAAAAATTCTATATTATTGTAAACTTCCTTAAATTGCTTTTCATGAATATTGCCATCTTTTATGAAGCTGGCCATCCACATTTTAACTGCCAAATTGCTATAACCGGGTGAGTAAGGCAACGGCGGAGGCTCTTTTTTATCTATATCTATAATTAGAGTTCTATTATTGTTATCTATATTTATGATAAAATTATCGCTGCCTTTAAGGTTTCTCATTTCACCAAAGTTGTTAACGGGTTGATTAAAATTATTATTCTTTAGCAGTATCTCATGAGCAACTTTTAGATCTTGGATCTTTGCATTCTCATCAATTTTTCTAAAGGCGAATAAATATAAAATCGATATACTGCATATTATAATTAAAATTACAGCTGTAAAAGTTACCCATATTCTCATTGTTAATGATTTAAATTTAAAGCGCCTCATGATTTAAACACCAATTTATAACCGTACCCATATACGGTTTCAATATTTAATTTATTAACTTTTTTTCTAAGCCTTCTAATAGTATCATCAACTACTCTGTCTGAACCAAAATAATTTTCACCCCAAATGCTATTTAAAATCTGCTCCCTTGATACTAAAATGTTCTTGTTTTTAACAAGATAATTTAATAGTTCAAACTCCTTGTTTGTAAGCTGAATCTCATTATCTCCTTCGAAAACCGTCCTCTGTCTTTTACTTATCCTGTATTCACCAATACTAAGCATGTCTTCAGGCTCATCATTTTCATTTCCATAAATTCTTTCCATAAGTTTATTAGTTCTAATAACAAGTTCCCTCGGTAAAAATGGCTTTGATAAATAATCATCGCTGCCAAGTTCCAGCCCAACTACCCTGTCAAGCTCCTCGTTTCTTGCAGACATAAATATAACAGGCGTCTTTTTATTGTATTCCTTAATAGCTTTAATTAATTCATACCCATCAATATCCGGCAGCATTATATCCAAAATCCAAAGGTCAGGCAAGTCCTTTATTCTTTCTATTGCAGAATTTCCGTTTAAAAAAGTAGTCACTTCATAACCTTCACGCTGTAAATATTTTTCAAGTAAAATATTAAGGCTCTTTTCATCTTCTACAAGATAAATCCTTTTAGACAAATTTATCACCTCAAGACTTTATATAACCCTACCATTATCTATATTGCATTTATATATTCCCATTTGCCCGTTGCTTCATTGTATTTATACGTACCAACTTTTCTTGGATCAGTTGAGCCCTTTGAATTTATTGCAACAGATATAGGAATATTTACATCCTGTCCATTTTTTGTTACTGTTATATCGTATATATCTGAAACCGGCGTAAGATTGCCTGTCTTTTGTGCTGCACCTTTATCAATTATTTTAATCGATACATCACCATATGTATCGTTAAGATTTAGTAAATCTTTTGAAAACGCAATTTTTACATCACCTGTTTCAATAATCAGGTTTCTTTGAGCCGTTTTTATTGCATTCAAGACTGAAACAGGTACAACAACTTCTTCTGAAAGAGAATTTTCGTCACCACTTAAGTTAATTGCTAAATCATTTCCTGCATTTTTTATTATGTCCAATGATTTCGCCTCATCTACTCTATACAGTGCGATATTTCCATATACACTGGTAGTGCCGCTTAAGTAAATATAATTGTTTTTACCTTTATCAAGCTTCGTTTTAACATTTATCACATTGCTTGTGTCTAATATTTTGCCTGATGCATCAAATGCTTCTATTTTGTAATCGTAAGATTCTCCCGGTGTATATGTCATATCCTTATAATTCGTTTTGTTGACCCTTGCTATCTCTTCATCATTTCTTACAACGATATATCCTGCTATATTCGAATTTACAATACTACCGCTCCAATCTAATAATATACCACTACCATCTGAATCTACTGCTTTTAACCTGCCATTTAAAGCTGTAGCCGTTTGATTTAATGAATTTGTATCAACAGAGAAACTGAATTTTGTATTTGTTCCAGGTTTAATATTCAGATTACCCTTTATATTGACTCTTATATTCGCTTTGCCGATGCCATTAATTTTTAAGGCACCATTTGAAACTTCTGCTACAGCAGTATTATCTGATGATATATCGTATTGAGACGGGTCAAGATAAATATTGTCAAGTTTGTTGTCACTAAATGATGCCTTTACTTTTATAGGCAATATATTGCCCTTATTTAAATCTATTGATGGTATTTCTACTTTTATATCATCTATTACATGATTTGACCTAAACTCCTCATTTGCTAAAAAACTACCGAGAATATTTTTGCATCTTCCCAAATCATTTGTCAATTTAGATGCTACATTCGCATTAAGACTTTTGTCGCTATTTATCGTATTTACGGCATTGTCAATACTGTTTACAATATTCTTCGCATTTTCAATTGTCATAGAAGATTTTGCAGTATTAGCTATACCACCAATCAAGTTTTTATACGAATATGCCTGGTTTTGCGTCATCCCACCAAATTTAACATATATCCCGTCGATATTTGTTAAAATATCATTAAGTATAGTAGTAGTTGCAACAACAGGATCTTTATCAGGGATTACTGCTGGTGTACTGAAAACACCGGATTTAAGTGCAGCGTCATACCCCTTTTTGAACAAAGACTCAAATTCAAAGAGTCCGACGCCACTTGCACTATTATCCCTTATTGCCTCTATCTGCTTTAAAAGTGTCACATTGTCAGTGCCAATAGATGTACCAATGCCTGGAACAACATCGGAATGACCATTAGCAAAATCCAATGTATTTTTCAAATCTGCAGCAACAAGTGAAACCGTCGTATTGTATGACATTGGGTTCAATGTATCAATATAGTTTTTTACTGTCCAATCTTTTGAATCCTGAAAAATATCTGATGTTGCTGTGCTGTAATTCGGCCATACATCTGCAGCTATTTTTAGTCCCGGTTTTATCGTCCTAAGCTCTGATATGACACTGTAAGCAAATGTATTTACTATATTCATCCTAAAGTAATTCCACAGCTGCCACATATCACCATTTACATCCAGATATTTTGGATCTGCCCCTGTGTATTGTTTGAATAATTCTCTTGTATAGTCATCATATCCAAAGTCATTTGAATAATCATTTGAATTTGGAAATCTCATGTAGTCAAATTGGATGCCGTCTATGTCATATTTAGCTGCAAGCTCTTTATACAAATCCGACAGAAAATTCCTCGCATCGGGAATCATAGGATTCAAGAAGTAATATTTAATGCCATATTTATCTAACGTGTAATTATCGCCTTTGCGACTTATCAAAAGCCATTCAGGCATTTTCTCTTTTATAGGTCCACCATTTCCGACATCTGAAGTCCCTATTAAGAAATTTTCTGTCCACGCATATACAGCCATTCCCCTTTTATGTGCTTCTTTTATATATGCGTCAAGAACATCAAAGCCTTCATATACAGGATTTTGCTCTGTATATTTACTATCTGTTGGATATATGGTGTAGCCAGACCAGAATGTATCGAGGTATATAGTATTTATGTTTATGCTCTTCATCATGTCGAGATTTTTTACAACTTCTTCGAGGCTTTTTTCTTTAGGCTTTATCCAGACAGCGCGGCTCTCTACTTTCTCTGATGCAAAAGACATGTACGTTGCTTTATTGATGTCATCATCAAGTGATTTTATAACAACTTCTGCATCTTTATATGATCCATTATTTATGTAATTCTTCGCATTATTCAACTTTATCTTCGCATTATCTATTATTGATTGTATATCATTATAGGGAATATCCTTAAATTCTTTTTTTGCATCGATTAGATTGTTTTCAACCATATTGAGCCTATACTCGGCTTCATCTATGTATGACACAGGTGTATGCTCTATTATTACCTCTTTATTAGCCTTGTCTATCGTGACATTTGACCCGAGTGTTGCATATTTTATAAGCCATTCCGCACTTTTCCCAT
This portion of the Thermoanaerobacterium sp. RBIITD genome encodes:
- a CDS encoding family 10 glycosylhydrolase, producing MTYAKKTLSLILAVALLLSFNISYIFADTGTMTGTTGSNTPSGIEANTVANDVYNLPEKYFKVDEIVVPIDDVNKDRQEGSVIVYTPAYGKSTNTNQWGMEITVVNNIVTKVTKPDYINANNSDIPENGSVISIHIANPICDKLLETVKEGDKIEVVLDNFNTTTMWKVSYNAIDPKTESDNPYGYYFPGMRGPDQLIVYDSLYGKKTGTNDYGYEVVVSKDGKIISVGGNNSDIPDGGFVVSGHGKSAEWLIKYATLGSNVTIDKANKEVIIEHTPVSYIDEAEYRLNMVENNLIDAKKEFKDIPYNDIQSIIDNAKIKLNNAKNYINNGSYKDAEVVIKSLDDDINKATYMSFASEKVESRAVWIKPKEKSLEEVVKNLDMMKSININTIYLDTFWSGYTIYPTDSKYTEQNPVYEGFDVLDAYIKEAHKRGMAVYAWTENFLIGTSDVGNGGPIKEKMPEWLLISRKGDNYTLDKYGIKYYFLNPMIPDARNFLSDLYKELAAKYDIDGIQFDYMRFPNSNDYSNDFGYDDYTRELFKQYTGADPKYLDVNGDMWQLWNYFRMNIVNTFAYSVISELRTIKPGLKIAADVWPNYSTATSDIFQDSKDWTVKNYIDTLNPMSYNTTVSLVAADLKNTLDFANGHSDVVPGIGTSIGTDNVTLLKQIEAIRDNSASGVGLFEFESLFKKGYDAALKSGVFSTPAVIPDKDPVVATTTILNDILTNIDGIYVKFGGMTQNQAYSYKNLIGGIANTAKSSMTIENAKNIVNSIDNAVNTINSDKSLNANVASKLTNDLGRCKNILGSFLANEEFRSNHVIDDIKVEIPSIDLNKGNILPIKVKASFSDNKLDNIYLDPSQYDISSDNTAVAEVSNGALKINGIGKANIRVNIKGNLNIKPGTNTKFSFSVDTNSLNQTATALNGRLKAVDSDGSGILLDWSGSIVNSNIAGYIVVRNDEEIARVNKTNYKDMTYTPGESYDYKIEAFDASGKILDTSNVINVKTKLDKGKNNYIYLSGTTSVYGNIALYRVDEAKSLDIIKNAGNDLAINLSGDENSLSEEVVVPVSVLNAIKTAQRNLIIETGDVKIAFSKDLLNLNDTYGDVSIKIIDKGAAQKTGNLTPVSDIYDITVTKNGQDVNIPISVAINSKGSTDPRKVGTYKYNEATGKWEYINAI
- a CDS encoding response regulator transcription factor gives rise to the protein MSKRIYLVEDEKSLNILLEKYLQREGYEVTTFLNGNSAIERIKDLPDLWILDIMLPDIDGYELIKAIKEYNKKTPVIFMSARNEELDRVVGLELGSDDYLSKPFLPRELVIRTNKLMERIYGNENDEPEDMLSIGEYRISKRQRTVFEGDNEIQLTNKEFELLNYLVKNKNILVSREQILNSIWGENYFGSDRVVDDTIRRLRKKVNKLNIETVYGYGYKLVFKS
- a CDS encoding glycosyltransferase family 39 protein, with product MKKIKISKEMFALSLILLLSAILNFTNLSIEGYANQYYAAGVKSMTMSLKNFFFVSFDPAGFVSIDKPPLGFWIQAISAKLFGFSGWSLIFPQALAGVISVAIMYIIVKRSFGSAAGLIAALSLAVTPVFVADSRNNTIDNLLVLTLLLACLALSIAAEKGKLKYLILSLGLVGIGFNIKMLQAYMIVPALYITYLISSAIPIKKRISHLIIGTVILLLVSLSWAIVVDLVPAGSRPYVGSSTNNTVMELIVGHNGLERLGIGGTGAPGGRNQGKGFNGQGQPGNFNVQGQTVNSDNATSSATKTGQYGQGVPGSSFNGDSQRPGIPGTNGQDGMTPGFGGRNMQRPGGGMGGTFGGREKASIIRLFSNNSLSDQIIWLFPLAIFGFVSEIIRKKLKRPFNSKEKLSLILWITWLLPVFIYFSFTTGLFHPYYLTMLAPPIAALCGIGIVSMWQLYKEGGWKSWILPAALITDGLIQMLILSYYYKISSATKVIMIALSVLCFVSSAILIIVNLIKSENTKIKKILVSTAIAGLLIAPTVWSATTMFYPMSGTFPSAGLGLASNKGMMDFNTNTNDNRNTKLIKFLEKNKGNAKYLLVVSSAQSAEDIIIKTGEPVMALGGFSGSDNILSLNQFKQLVKKGEIRYVMVGGMGIRSSNDIMNWVKENGKVVSESEWKDSNLLDNQQGSGENNINSGNQNFGGFGDRNFEQLYDLKGIYDNL
- a CDS encoding HAMP domain-containing sensor histidine kinase; translated protein: MRRFKFKSLTMRIWVTFTAVILIIICSISILYLFAFRKIDENAKIQDLKVAHEILLKNNNFNQPVNNFGEMRNLKGSDNFIINIDNNNRTLIIDIDKKEPPPLPYSPGYSNLAVKMWMASFIKDGNIHEKQFKEVYNNIEFFFIISSIKYGNTGKSYLISYMPNIVDNRLLYMVIVIGIIFITIGFFAAKVVASYISKPLKELEDYTIRIAHKDWKEPIKVKSDDEIGRLVESMNRMQKELKHADEEEKMFLQSISHDLKTPVMVIMSHADAIIDGVYIDSVEKTAEIIRDEAARLEKKINQMLYLNTLDYVLENSNKNVDINLHDLLIHIINRFEIINSRIEWNLDIDEIIITGDIDKIQVCIENILDNALRYAREKIFVTLKKEGHYAVLEIYNDGPNIDKKHIDHIFDKLYKDKTGNFGLGLAISKKIIDFYNGEIKAVNRDKGVSFIIKYPLK
- a CDS encoding glycosyltransferase family 39 protein yields the protein MSIKIMHKRQIFKVSMLLILGLSVFICIYALLNYNDSTVSTPNNIEHRMPPINARNQISGDGNQIHGKRFPDVNSPQHMAPQNGRIFGMNISSGFKYAPLLTTYSIIFLFLFIAAYYLFIYKSKKINFDNEKMLILILLCIGLLLRISLATLVEGHPVDINIFRSWATSAANNLFKFYSNTMSSDYPPLYIYVLFLVGKIASIPALSHYYTILLKLPSIAADIATSYLIYKLARRYLSQEISIFISAFYIFNPAVFINSTIWGQVDSFFTFFVVSSLFFLSEEKIMLSSALFTAAVLMKPQGIIFLPVLFFELIREKSFMSFIKAAASALITSAVIILPFTSSKDVLWIFKLFSSTVSEYPYASVNAFNFFSLLGANYLKDNSILFVFSYHIWGIIFIAIITAFSWFIYIKANSSLYAFAAALIQIAGVFTFSTGMHERYLFPAAALTIITFIYLRDKRLLLLFCGFSAAIYINTYYVLFETFKGINSVIYDPVLILTSLLNILLFVYLTKILFDIAVKKRTYTLNVSNLQSHKVHTII
- a CDS encoding mannosyltransferase family protein; amino-acid sequence: MIVLNERNMNVIQENLNMKKVAILIISLFIISRGIMLFEGYLGKNLFSSYVNPSTYVYNDYGTWQSKTMKLPDTVRDTKFFNIEDFNKFDAGWYLKIVEKGYDKYKMSEKHPAANWVFFPLYPMTIKAVHIVLPFLDYSIIGILLSNIFLIIALVYMYKFCIEIKGFSSDVGLKTLFFILIYPTSLYFSIMYTESLFLLLSILSIYYVYKKKYFIALIFASLSTVTRVPGFINVFLVLMTMLYQERKRFDHKLIGKFILYGIISGIPLFIYFLYLKGLTGDFLAAVHEQFNWGRVTTIPLLAYFKFLKYPYFGAYGGWDNGLISFIMTTSVFGGYIGIFIYEFIKRNIDFQEIIFFIYGLLLLLMPYTTAESMTSIVRYMMVSIPVFIYLGKMASKRKSINYLYTWLFLGLNTIYVIAFINNYFFVV